In Devosia litorisediminis, one genomic interval encodes:
- a CDS encoding ligase-associated DNA damage response DEXH box helicase has translation MRKPTSSESRTSRTITLPGRSPSRRSNLGRSYSLRDGSLIIAPAVYCALSDHIVSFVICRSLPRFWRSFDLAELPAIIADWFATKCWAPRQHQLDVLESWQAGASALLIAPTGAGKTLAGFLPSLTDLVQSDHDGLHTLYISPLKALAVDVQRNLTGPIDEMGLKIKVETRTGDTPASKRARQRAKPPHILLTTPEQLCLLISHPHAELFFGSLKRIVLDELHALVTSKRGELLSLALARIATLAPDLQITALSATVARPDLLRDWIAQPVSGKPTHLLEASGGAPPVLKILETEQRLPWAGHSANYAHAELYETIKRHRTTLLFVNTRSQAELLFQGLWAVNEELLPIALHHGSLSVEQRRKVETAMVAGTLKAVVCTSTLDLGIDWGDVDLVVQVGAPKGSSRMLQRIGRANHRLDEPSKAMLVPSNRFEVLECEAALEAVAERHQDSEDPVNGGYDVLAQHILGMACAASFAADDLYAEIRLAWPYRDLERSQFDRVLEFVATGGYALKAYERYARLKLTENGTWRVANPQVAQQYRLNIGTIIEEPMVRVRLVRSRGFKKGQSKSPIGAGGRVLGEMEEYFFGTLLVGDTFMFGGEIVAFEGMRDNEAFVSRAQATNPKIPSYMGGKFPLSTYLADRVRRIMDTPADWAKLPEQVRDWLALQRDVSVMPKRDSLLVETFPRGAQNYLVCYPFEGRLAHQTLGMLLTRRLERSRARPLGFVASEYALAIWGLGDLSALIRTERLSLDELFSEDMLGDDLEAWLDESALMKRTFRNCAIIAGLIERRHPGREKSGRQITMSSDLIYDVLYQHEPDHILIQATRRDAARGLLDIERLGDMLARIRGHIVHKPLNRISPLAVPVMLDIGKEPIFGEGRESAMADAADELMREALGQS, from the coding sequence GATCACTCATAATTGCTCCGGCTGTCTATTGTGCGTTGAGTGACCATATAGTGAGTTTTGTGATTTGCAGAAGCCTTCCGCGCTTCTGGCGGAGCTTCGATTTGGCTGAACTGCCTGCCATCATCGCCGACTGGTTTGCCACCAAGTGCTGGGCACCACGGCAGCACCAGCTTGATGTTCTGGAAAGCTGGCAGGCAGGCGCCTCGGCGCTGCTGATTGCGCCCACCGGCGCGGGCAAGACACTGGCGGGTTTTCTGCCCAGCCTGACCGATCTGGTCCAGAGCGATCATGACGGGTTGCACACGCTCTATATCTCCCCGCTCAAGGCGCTGGCGGTGGATGTGCAGCGAAATCTGACCGGCCCGATCGACGAGATGGGTCTCAAGATCAAGGTCGAGACCCGCACCGGGGATACACCGGCCAGCAAGCGTGCCCGGCAAAGGGCAAAGCCGCCGCATATCCTGCTAACCACCCCGGAACAGCTGTGCCTGTTGATCAGCCACCCGCATGCCGAGCTGTTCTTCGGTTCGCTCAAGCGCATAGTGCTCGACGAGCTGCACGCCCTGGTGACCTCCAAACGCGGCGAATTGCTGTCGCTGGCGCTAGCGCGCATTGCCACGCTGGCACCCGATCTGCAGATCACCGCGCTCAGCGCCACGGTGGCGCGACCAGACCTGTTGCGGGACTGGATCGCGCAGCCGGTTTCGGGCAAGCCAACCCATTTGCTGGAAGCTTCGGGTGGCGCGCCGCCCGTGCTCAAAATCCTCGAAACCGAACAGCGCCTGCCCTGGGCAGGGCATTCGGCGAATTACGCCCACGCCGAACTCTATGAGACCATCAAGCGGCATCGCACCACGCTGTTGTTCGTCAATACGCGCAGTCAGGCCGAACTGCTGTTTCAGGGGCTGTGGGCGGTCAATGAGGAATTACTGCCCATTGCGCTCCATCACGGCTCATTATCGGTTGAGCAACGCCGCAAGGTCGAGACCGCCATGGTTGCGGGCACGCTCAAGGCGGTGGTGTGCACCTCCACCCTTGATCTGGGCATTGACTGGGGTGATGTCGATCTGGTGGTGCAGGTGGGGGCGCCAAAGGGCAGCTCGCGCATGCTGCAGCGCATTGGCCGCGCCAACCACCGGCTGGACGAGCCATCCAAAGCCATGCTGGTGCCGTCCAACCGCTTTGAGGTGCTCGAATGCGAGGCGGCGCTGGAGGCCGTCGCCGAGCGCCATCAGGACAGCGAAGACCCGGTCAATGGCGGCTATGACGTGTTGGCGCAGCATATTCTGGGTATGGCCTGTGCCGCGTCGTTTGCGGCAGACGATCTTTATGCCGAAATACGGCTCGCCTGGCCCTATCGTGATCTGGAACGCAGCCAGTTCGACCGCGTGCTCGAATTCGTGGCCACGGGTGGTTATGCGCTCAAGGCCTATGAGCGTTATGCCCGCCTCAAGCTGACCGAAAACGGCACCTGGCGCGTGGCCAATCCGCAGGTGGCCCAGCAATATCGACTCAATATCGGCACCATTATCGAAGAGCCGATGGTGCGGGTGCGACTGGTGCGATCGCGTGGCTTCAAGAAAGGCCAGTCCAAGAGCCCCATCGGGGCGGGCGGGCGCGTGCTGGGTGAGATGGAAGAGTATTTCTTCGGCACGCTGCTGGTGGGCGACACCTTCATGTTTGGCGGCGAGATCGTGGCCTTTGAGGGCATGCGCGACAATGAGGCTTTCGTGTCGCGGGCGCAGGCGACCAATCCCAAGATACCATCCTATATGGGCGGCAAGTTTCCGCTCTCGACCTATCTGGCCGACCGGGTACGGCGGATCATGGATACGCCGGCAGACTGGGCCAAGCTGCCCGAGCAGGTGCGCGACTGGCTGGCTTTGCAGCGCGACGTGTCGGTGATGCCCAAGCGCGACAGCCTGCTGGTCGAGACCTTTCCGCGTGGGGCACAGAACTATCTGGTGTGCTACCCGTTTGAGGGTCGGCTGGCGCACCAGACGCTGGGCATGTTGCTGACGCGGCGGCTGGAACGATCACGGGCGCGGCCGCTGGGCTTTGTCGCCAGCGAATATGCGCTGGCGATCTGGGGACTGGGCGATCTGTCAGCTTTGATCCGCACCGAGCGGCTATCGCTGGACGAGTTATTCTCCGAGGACATGCTGGGCGATGATCTGGAAGCCTGGCTGGATGAATCGGCACTGATGAAACGCACCTTCCGCAATTGCGCGATCATTGCCGGGTTGATCGAACGTCGACATCCGGGCCGCGAGAAAAGTGGCCGGCAGATCACCATGAGCTCGGACCTGATCTATGACGTGCTCTATCAGCACGAGCCCGATCACATATTGATCCAGGCGACCCGTCGTGACGCGGCGCGGGGACTGCTCGATATTGAACGGCTGGGCGACATGCTGGCGCGCATTCGCGGCCATATCGTGCACAAGCCGCTGAACCGGATTTCACCACTTGCGGTACCGGTGATGCTCGATATCGGCAAGGAGCCGATTTTCGGCGAGGGGCGCGAATCGGCTATGGCTGATGCCGCAGATGAACTGATGCGTGAGGCGCTTGGGCAATCTTGA
- the pdeM gene encoding ligase-associated DNA damage response endonuclease PdeM: MSQVQYQAEMTETPVLRFAGHNFEPLPSGALYWHSRQTLLVADLHLEKMSSFARRGQMLPPYDTGMTLSRLEADLRRTGAQRLVSLGDSFHRDEGTTTLSETDRARLDRLTGLAEWLWLAGNHDPRPHVLGGQCRNEVTLDGLVLTHEPRRGTVGLMAGHLHPAAHIQIEGRSTRRPCFVHDNRLMILPAYGASTGSINILSAAFNGLFHLPGLEVTMLGKDRTYPVSPKRLVRN; the protein is encoded by the coding sequence TTGAGCCAGGTCCAATATCAAGCCGAGATGACGGAGACACCGGTCTTGCGCTTTGCCGGCCATAATTTTGAACCCCTGCCTTCCGGCGCGCTGTACTGGCATAGCCGGCAGACGTTGCTGGTTGCCGATCTGCATCTGGAGAAGATGAGCAGCTTTGCCAGACGCGGGCAGATGCTGCCGCCTTATGATACCGGCATGACGCTTTCTCGGTTGGAGGCCGATCTGCGACGTACCGGCGCGCAGCGTCTGGTCTCGCTGGGTGACAGCTTCCATCGCGATGAGGGCACCACCACGCTCAGCGAGACGGACCGCGCACGGTTGGACCGGTTGACGGGGCTGGCGGAATGGCTCTGGCTGGCAGGCAATCACGATCCGCGCCCGCACGTACTGGGCGGACAGTGTCGAAACGAGGTTACGCTGGACGGGCTGGTTCTCACACACGAGCCGCGCCGAGGCACCGTTGGATTGATGGCGGGACATTTGCACCCGGCAGCCCATATCCAGATCGAAGGGCGCTCAACGCGTCGTCCGTGCTTCGTGCATGACAATCGGCTGATGATCCTGCCCGCCTATGGCGCCTCGACGGGGTCGATCAATATCCTGTCGGCAGCCTTTAACGGTCTGTTTCATCTGCCGGGGCTGGAAGTGACCATGCTGGGCAAGGATCGCACCTATCCGGTCAGTCCCAAGCGGCTGGTCCGCAACTGA
- a CDS encoding TIGR02186 family protein, producing MIRFLVIAILTTLLISSAHAERLVSQLSNDSVEITSSFDGERMTFFGTIAPDAGSDQKFVTGPFHVVVVVLGPTQNRVAREKTHNFGIWLNTDQVEFDNFPSYFHVLSSDKLTDITDVTTLTANAILPEALTLATSTADWWKTAVFSPQLVRLMREEGLFGIQENGVNFLSDNFYSARLTLPSNAPPGPYIALTYVFKQGEIIARKSEGFSVRKIGFERFIALSAVQQPLLYGLVCVILALFTGWLGGVLFKR from the coding sequence ATGATCCGGTTTCTTGTCATCGCGATCCTGACAACGCTGCTGATCTCCTCAGCGCATGCCGAGCGCCTCGTTTCCCAGCTCTCCAATGATAGCGTCGAGATCACCTCCAGCTTTGATGGCGAGAGGATGACCTTCTTCGGCACCATTGCGCCAGATGCTGGCTCCGATCAGAAGTTTGTCACCGGCCCCTTCCACGTTGTGGTCGTGGTGCTGGGGCCGACACAGAACCGTGTCGCGCGCGAAAAAACCCACAATTTCGGTATCTGGTTGAACACCGATCAGGTCGAATTCGACAACTTCCCCAGCTACTTCCATGTGCTCTCCAGCGACAAACTGACGGACATTACCGACGTCACCACCCTGACGGCCAACGCCATCCTGCCCGAGGCCCTGACACTGGCCACAAGTACGGCCGACTGGTGGAAAACTGCTGTTTTCAGCCCCCAACTGGTTCGGCTGATGCGCGAGGAGGGGCTGTTCGGCATTCAGGAAAATGGCGTCAATTTCCTGTCCGACAATTTCTATTCGGCCCGCCTGACGCTGCCCAGCAATGCGCCGCCGGGGCCCTATATCGCGCTGACCTACGTCTTCAAGCAGGGCGAAATTATCGCCCGGAAGTCCGAGGGTTTTTCGGTGCGAAAGATTGGCTTTGAACGCTTTATCGCCCTGTCTGCCGTGCAGCAGCCGCTGCTCTATGGTCTGGTCTGCGTCATTCTGGCCTTGTTTACCGGCTGGCTTGGTGGCGTGCTGTTCAAGCGCTGA
- a CDS encoding sulfite exporter TauE/SafE family protein produces MQIYLPIAELSVNLFFLVGIGGAVGFLSGLFGVGGGFLLTPLLIFSGVPAPVAVASVTGQVVAASTSGALGHYRRGGIDLHLALYLIISGIMGAIGGVAAFDMLRDAGQLDVVISVGFLVLLGSVGTLMLVESARSLLKSRKGVVVRERLPNQHNWIHGLPLRVRFKKSRLYISVLPVLLIGLFIGFVGSLLGIGGGFIMVPALVYLLRVPGSIVIGTSLAQVVAMMAATTILHAVQSQSVDILLAFCLMVGGTAGAQFGASAGKYLRGEQLRGLLALLVLAVAIRFGVSLILTPADVFSMAVVGGSQ; encoded by the coding sequence TTGCAGATCTATCTGCCGATCGCCGAACTTTCCGTGAACCTCTTCTTTCTCGTGGGGATCGGAGGGGCAGTCGGATTCCTGTCGGGCCTGTTTGGGGTCGGCGGTGGTTTCCTGCTGACTCCCTTGCTGATTTTCTCTGGTGTTCCCGCACCTGTCGCTGTTGCTTCGGTAACCGGCCAGGTCGTCGCGGCATCGACTTCTGGCGCCCTCGGACACTATCGACGCGGCGGCATAGACCTTCATCTCGCTCTGTATCTGATTATTTCCGGCATTATGGGTGCCATTGGTGGCGTGGCTGCGTTTGACATGCTGCGCGATGCCGGTCAGCTCGATGTGGTCATTTCCGTTGGCTTTCTGGTGCTGCTCGGTTCGGTCGGTACGCTGATGCTGGTGGAGTCGGCGCGCTCGCTGCTCAAGTCACGCAAGGGCGTGGTGGTGCGCGAACGCCTGCCCAATCAGCACAACTGGATTCACGGTCTGCCGCTACGCGTGCGCTTCAAGAAGTCGCGCCTTTATATCAGTGTGCTGCCTGTCCTGCTGATTGGGCTGTTTATCGGCTTCGTTGGCTCGCTGTTGGGCATTGGCGGTGGCTTCATCATGGTGCCCGCGTTGGTCTATCTGCTGCGTGTGCCCGGTAGCATTGTCATCGGCACTTCGCTGGCGCAGGTGGTTGCCATGATGGCCGCGACCACCATCCTGCATGCCGTGCAGAGTCAGAGCGTCGATATTCTGCTCGCCTTCTGCCTGATGGTGGGCGGCACCGCCGGCGCCCAGTTCGGCGCATCGGCCGGCAAGTATCTGCGAGGCGAGCAATTGCGCGGCCTGCTGGCGCTGCTCGTTCTGGCCGTGGCGATCCGCTTTGGTGTTTCGCTGATCCTCACCCCAGCTGACGTGTTCAGCATGGCGGTGGTCGGAGGTAGCCAATGA
- a CDS encoding peptidoglycan-binding protein: protein MTDPAREPQPGEWQALRGELVALLDQVEGRYAQIEEPEPALTGLTQRVRNLRDQVIGPEPAVRRREALRTVKRAVDRFSERDEAAHHDDEDDALASAIAEIRGRQMSGTAAGLGRRVVDTPEFRELNSLVGGLSGRLGRLETELKSQRNNHGSVHEVASQVEQLTHVVELLAGAVGETGQVKRLESQIGALAQLIEQGPKVDLTAINKRLDDVSSTVGKLAELQAQQMEREIVREDRIAAAPQTEGAASLVPTMQAIEASVRNVYDRIDSIEKNIGLPSGDFERLTAEMAAFTQAMHNGDAAPGALISKVDALAARIGDFEVANGDVAGLKQDVSALREAVLSGMEPRFDRIESQIGALSERIQPAADSANVESQLKLLMQRMDETGAQLNGLAKLYSDSSDAADIEAVATLVAERTSDALTRKAPAPVAMFGPDSLKSIEDRLAGMIKSAGKTPDYETLAELVAERTSQAVAKSTPAAAGMSPDGMNALEERMTALFNTAGKDTAERLTRLEAVLTNRAAASAPTAPTAAEIQPAQPATRSSTSFGLTTPPTEAPGESRAERLEAMLSALGTAPSDDDDDAMPANPGDDAPLVDPGFKNAGPVRSALAAKVGATQPPPMAHEPEAPPQTARPEAPAAFVEKPTATTPVDRPAFDPGSVERPPRPQSSFSPSGAESFKSSAPAVSPAEAQASQNSTSTFVAAARRAQRARAETAVPEVAGGSVISRALSRFMPDKASEPAPLLREPDVKPTPEKPVKVEKPAKAEKPAKVEKPKRRIRLGKSEPKAPAVDAVTSAGVTAEPDTDTQPNFLVRHRRPLLLAATLVAVSMLALNLVMQRMAPAQPQQAAVEEPAPAAAPAAPAGEPTASQDVSLVRPEPRVIDMVDDTATASINPNVSSFSRSNVATTPMPPSLLASTGGNGATFAPNGAMGDVPATTGSIGGKITIPETFDLPTESVGPVELRQAAADGDAKAQFEVAAIFSEGRAVDQSYEEAAVWYERSAAQGFVPAQYRLGNLYETGTGVDKDLELAKLWYQRAADADNRMAMHNLAALYASGQMGEQAFETAAEWFAQAAARGMTDSQFNLGMLYARGLGVTQDFEQSYKWFSLAALGGDADAAKAREDIAKSLSAEAVSRVGAEVAAWKSAPINLAANFAPIGTWSDKFVAGEPITSREVITKVQMALAKLGFDIGTPDGLVGPKTAEAIRTFERGTGMSETGVINPRLLAVLGSQPV, encoded by the coding sequence ATGACCGACCCGGCTCGTGAACCGCAGCCGGGCGAGTGGCAGGCCTTGCGTGGTGAACTGGTAGCCCTGCTTGATCAGGTTGAGGGGCGCTACGCCCAGATCGAAGAGCCCGAGCCCGCCCTGACGGGGCTGACCCAGCGCGTCCGCAATCTGCGCGATCAGGTGATCGGCCCCGAACCTGCCGTCCGCCGTCGCGAGGCTCTGCGCACCGTCAAGCGTGCCGTTGATCGTTTCAGCGAACGCGATGAAGCCGCCCATCACGATGATGAAGACGACGCGCTGGCCAGCGCCATCGCCGAAATTCGCGGCCGACAGATGTCGGGCACCGCGGCCGGGTTGGGGCGTCGTGTTGTCGATACCCCTGAATTCCGTGAACTCAATTCCTTGGTCGGTGGCCTCTCGGGTCGCCTTGGTCGGCTTGAAACCGAACTGAAATCGCAGCGTAACAACCATGGCAGCGTGCACGAAGTTGCCAGCCAGGTTGAGCAGCTTACCCATGTCGTGGAACTGCTTGCCGGTGCCGTCGGCGAAACCGGTCAGGTCAAGCGCCTCGAATCCCAGATCGGCGCACTGGCCCAGTTGATCGAGCAGGGTCCCAAGGTGGACCTGACCGCCATCAACAAGCGCCTTGATGACGTGTCCAGCACAGTGGGCAAGCTTGCCGAACTGCAGGCCCAGCAAATGGAGCGCGAGATCGTCCGCGAGGATCGGATCGCCGCTGCACCGCAGACGGAAGGCGCCGCGAGCCTTGTCCCCACCATGCAGGCCATCGAAGCCAGCGTGCGCAATGTCTATGACCGCATTGATTCCATCGAAAAGAACATCGGTCTGCCCTCAGGCGACTTCGAACGACTGACAGCCGAGATGGCCGCCTTTACCCAGGCCATGCACAATGGCGATGCGGCCCCTGGCGCGCTGATCAGCAAGGTTGATGCCCTGGCCGCCCGTATTGGCGATTTCGAGGTCGCCAATGGCGACGTTGCTGGTCTCAAGCAGGATGTATCGGCCCTTCGCGAAGCTGTGCTTTCGGGCATGGAGCCGCGCTTTGACCGGATTGAAAGCCAGATTGGCGCCCTCTCCGAGCGCATCCAGCCGGCCGCAGACAGCGCCAATGTTGAAAGCCAGCTCAAGCTGCTGATGCAGCGCATGGATGAAACCGGCGCCCAGCTCAATGGCCTGGCCAAGCTCTATTCGGACTCCAGCGATGCCGCCGATATCGAGGCCGTTGCAACACTGGTTGCCGAGCGCACCAGCGATGCCCTGACCCGCAAGGCACCCGCACCAGTCGCCATGTTCGGTCCGGACAGCCTCAAGAGCATTGAAGACCGCCTGGCCGGCATGATCAAGAGCGCTGGCAAAACCCCCGACTACGAAACCCTGGCCGAACTGGTTGCTGAACGCACCTCGCAGGCCGTCGCCAAATCGACCCCGGCTGCTGCCGGGATGAGTCCCGACGGCATGAATGCACTAGAAGAGCGCATGACGGCGCTGTTCAACACAGCTGGCAAGGATACCGCCGAGCGCCTGACGCGGCTCGAAGCGGTGCTCACCAATCGTGCGGCTGCATCCGCCCCGACTGCGCCCACTGCGGCTGAAATTCAACCCGCCCAGCCAGCCACCAGATCTTCGACTAGTTTTGGTCTGACCACACCGCCCACTGAAGCGCCCGGAGAAAGCCGCGCCGAGCGGCTCGAAGCCATGCTGTCTGCTCTGGGCACTGCGCCGTCTGACGACGACGATGATGCCATGCCCGCCAATCCGGGCGATGACGCACCACTGGTTGATCCCGGCTTCAAGAATGCCGGCCCTGTCCGCTCGGCTCTGGCTGCCAAGGTTGGCGCTACCCAGCCGCCGCCAATGGCACACGAGCCCGAGGCGCCGCCCCAGACAGCAAGACCAGAAGCCCCAGCTGCGTTTGTCGAAAAGCCAACCGCAACCACGCCAGTAGACCGCCCCGCCTTTGATCCAGGCAGCGTGGAGCGTCCACCGCGCCCGCAGTCCAGCTTTTCCCCGTCGGGCGCTGAGTCCTTCAAGTCGTCTGCGCCTGCGGTATCGCCCGCTGAAGCTCAGGCTAGCCAGAACAGTACCAGCACCTTCGTGGCCGCCGCCCGTCGCGCCCAGCGTGCGCGTGCCGAAACTGCGGTCCCTGAAGTTGCCGGCGGCTCAGTCATCAGCCGCGCCCTGTCGCGCTTCATGCCCGACAAGGCATCCGAGCCAGCGCCGCTCTTGCGCGAGCCGGACGTCAAGCCGACCCCAGAAAAGCCAGTCAAAGTCGAAAAGCCTGCCAAGGCGGAGAAACCAGCCAAGGTCGAAAAGCCCAAGCGCCGGATCCGTCTGGGCAAGTCCGAGCCCAAGGCTCCCGCAGTTGATGCCGTCACCTCGGCCGGCGTGACTGCCGAGCCCGACACAGACACGCAGCCCAATTTCCTGGTGCGCCACCGCAGGCCGCTGCTGCTGGCCGCTACGCTGGTGGCTGTCTCCATGCTGGCCCTCAATCTGGTCATGCAGCGCATGGCGCCTGCACAGCCACAACAGGCAGCCGTCGAAGAGCCCGCACCCGCCGCGGCCCCTGCCGCGCCTGCTGGTGAGCCAACCGCATCGCAGGACGTATCGCTGGTCCGGCCCGAGCCGCGCGTCATCGATATGGTCGATGATACCGCGACGGCCTCGATCAACCCCAACGTGTCCAGCTTCAGCCGCTCCAATGTGGCCACCACGCCAATGCCGCCATCGCTGCTGGCCAGTACCGGTGGCAACGGCGCGACCTTTGCCCCGAACGGCGCCATGGGTGACGTGCCCGCCACTACGGGCAGCATTGGTGGCAAGATTACCATTCCCGAGACCTTTGATCTGCCGACCGAATCCGTCGGACCAGTTGAACTGCGTCAGGCCGCTGCCGATGGCGACGCCAAGGCTCAGTTCGAAGTGGCTGCCATCTTTAGCGAAGGTCGCGCTGTCGATCAGAGCTATGAAGAAGCCGCCGTCTGGTATGAACGCTCGGCAGCGCAGGGTTTCGTGCCCGCGCAGTATCGCCTGGGCAATCTCTATGAGACCGGTACCGGCGTTGATAAAGATCTCGAACTGGCCAAGCTCTGGTATCAGCGCGCTGCCGATGCCGACAACCGCATGGCCATGCATAATCTGGCGGCACTCTATGCCAGCGGGCAGATGGGCGAGCAGGCCTTTGAAACTGCAGCCGAATGGTTCGCCCAGGCGGCCGCACGCGGCATGACCGACAGCCAGTTCAATCTGGGCATGCTCTATGCCCGCGGTCTTGGCGTTACCCAAGATTTCGAGCAGTCCTATAAATGGTTCTCCCTGGCTGCCCTTGGGGGCGACGCCGACGCTGCCAAGGCACGCGAAGATATCGCCAAGTCGCTCAGCGCAGAAGCCGTCAGCCGCGTCGGGGCCGAGGTGGCTGCCTGGAAGTCAGCACCGATCAACCTGGCTGCCAATTTTGCGCCCATCGGGACGTGGTCCGACAAGTTCGTGGCCGGCGAACCCATCACCTCGCGTGAAGTGATCACCAAGGTGCAGATGGCGCTGGCGAAGTTGGGCTTTGACATCGGCACCCCTGACGGTCTGGTTGGTCCCAAGACTGCCGAAGCCATTCGCACATTCGAGCGGGGCACCGGCATGAGTGAAACCGGCGTGATCAACCCGCGTCTGCTCGCCGTTCTGGGCAGTCAGCCGGTCTGA
- a CDS encoding response regulator, with translation MTRRRIIIVDDHPLFRAALRQTLSGGDATVTVEEAGDLAGLSSALDADRDCDLVLLDLNMPGVRGFSGLLLLRAQYPDIPVMIISAVEDSTVVRRAFELGAAGYLHKSVGPTEIRRAIETVLSGEVFVPEGTTLSGDDDHTALMRRLSTLTPQQVRVLMMLSDGLMNKQIAYELTISEATVKAHVSAILQKLDVDSRTQAVIAAARIEDGQFEALFSTGPEKV, from the coding sequence ATGACACGCCGCCGTATCATCATCGTTGACGACCATCCGCTGTTCCGCGCTGCCTTGCGCCAAACCCTTTCTGGTGGCGATGCAACCGTGACGGTCGAAGAGGCAGGTGATCTGGCTGGCTTGAGCTCTGCGCTCGACGCTGATCGCGATTGCGATCTGGTGCTACTGGACCTCAACATGCCCGGCGTGCGGGGGTTTTCGGGGCTCTTGCTGCTGCGGGCGCAATATCCCGATATTCCCGTAATGATCATTTCTGCGGTTGAGGACAGCACGGTTGTGCGCCGCGCGTTCGAGTTGGGAGCTGCGGGCTATCTGCACAAATCTGTGGGGCCAACAGAAATCCGTCGCGCCATCGAAACCGTGCTCTCGGGCGAAGTGTTCGTGCCCGAAGGGACGACGCTGAGCGGCGATGATGATCACACGGCCCTGATGCGCCGCCTGTCAACGCTCACGCCGCAGCAGGTCCGCGTGCTGATGATGCTCAGTGACGGGCTGATGAACAAGCAAATCGCCTATGAGCTGACCATCTCGGAAGCCACGGTCAAGGCGCATGTCTCTGCCATTCTGCAAAAGCTGGACGTCGATAGCCGCACCCAGGCGGTGATCGCGGCGGCGCGGATTGAGGATGGCCAGTTCGAGGCGCTGTTTTCCACGGGCCCCGAAAAAGTCTAA
- a CDS encoding quinone-dependent dihydroorotate dehydrogenase: protein MIFSALAPLLRVPAVSGLTKQTLLKMDAETAHLATITALRLGLAPDQVHPDSAELRTTLCGLDLQNPVGMAAGFDKNAEVPRPLAQMGFGMVEIGTVTPRPQTGNPKPRLFRVSGADGVINRMGFNNEGHEAAFARLKGLRVPAALGVNIGANKDSDDFVADYVLGVQKFADIADYLTANISSPNTPGLRNLQADEALQRLLGEILSARAKARTRVPVFLKIAPDLDEAALDSIARVVLATDLDGLIISNTTITRDAVAGLENAEETGGLSGKPLFDLSTRKLAQMRQRVGDLPIVGVGGIHSPQSALAKFEAGANAVQLYSALVFGGLELLDTIKRGLVAAVRAQGKTNIAQLVGSRSADWAQGKGRL from the coding sequence ATGATTTTTTCCGCGCTTGCGCCGCTATTACGTGTTCCAGCCGTTTCTGGCCTGACCAAGCAGACCCTGCTCAAGATGGACGCCGAAACCGCGCACCTGGCGACGATTACCGCGCTTCGGCTCGGTTTGGCACCCGATCAGGTCCACCCCGATAGCGCCGAATTGCGCACCACTCTGTGCGGTCTTGATTTGCAGAACCCTGTCGGCATGGCGGCTGGCTTTGACAAGAATGCCGAAGTGCCGCGCCCCTTGGCCCAGATGGGCTTCGGCATGGTCGAGATCGGCACGGTCACGCCGCGCCCCCAGACGGGGAACCCCAAGCCGCGCCTGTTCCGCGTGTCCGGTGCAGATGGCGTCATCAACCGCATGGGGTTCAACAATGAGGGCCATGAAGCCGCCTTCGCCCGGCTCAAGGGGCTGCGTGTTCCCGCTGCCTTGGGCGTTAATATCGGTGCCAACAAGGATAGCGACGACTTCGTCGCCGACTATGTGCTCGGGGTGCAGAAGTTCGCGGACATTGCCGATTACCTGACCGCCAATATCTCCTCCCCGAACACCCCTGGCCTGCGTAATCTGCAGGCTGACGAAGCCCTGCAGCGCCTGCTGGGTGAAATTCTTTCAGCCCGGGCCAAGGCCAGGACACGGGTGCCGGTCTTCCTCAAAATTGCCCCCGATCTCGATGAGGCGGCGCTGGATTCCATCGCCAGGGTCGTTCTGGCCACCGACCTGGACGGGCTGATCATCTCCAACACCACCATTACCCGCGATGCGGTGGCCGGGCTGGAAAATGCCGAGGAAACTGGCGGGCTCTCGGGCAAGCCGCTGTTTGATCTGTCGACCCGGAAGCTTGCCCAGATGCGACAGCGCGTTGGCGATCTGCCCATTGTCGGGGTGGGGGGGATCCACTCGCCGCAATCGGCCCTGGCCAAGTTCGAGGCAGGCGCCAACGCCGTTCAGCTCTACTCCGCGCTGGTGTTTGGCGGTCTTGAACTGCTCGACACCATCAAGCGTGGTCTTGTTGCCGCCGTTCGGGCGCAGGGCAAGACCAATATCGCCCAGCTGGTCGGGAGCAGATCTGCAGACTGGGCGCAGGGCAAGGGACGCCTTTAG
- a CDS encoding DUF952 domain-containing protein has product MSTPEFVYKIATEIGFAPARKAASFAGMPIDAKDGYIHFSTAAQLAETLRLHFAGQSGLVLLAVRSADLGDDLVWEPSRGGALFPHLYGGPLPIANIAWEAPLSVTAEGSCELPEAVK; this is encoded by the coding sequence ATGAGCACCCCGGAATTCGTCTATAAAATCGCCACCGAAATCGGTTTCGCCCCGGCACGCAAAGCGGCGTCTTTTGCCGGCATGCCGATCGATGCCAAGGATGGCTACATCCATTTTTCCACTGCCGCGCAGTTGGCGGAAACCCTGCGCCTGCACTTCGCTGGCCAGTCTGGCCTCGTCCTGCTGGCGGTACGCAGCGCCGATTTGGGTGATGATCTGGTGTGGGAGCCGTCGCGCGGCGGCGCGCTGTTTCCCCACCTCTATGGCGGGCCATTGCCCATCGCCAACATTGCCTGGGAGGCGCCGCTCAGTGTGACGGCCGAGGGTAGCTGCGAACTGCCGGAGGCGGTAAAATGA